The following proteins are co-located in the Naumovozyma dairenensis CBS 421 chromosome 9, complete genome genome:
- the RTG2 gene encoding Rtg2p (similar to Saccharomyces cerevisiae RTG2 (YGL252C); ancestral locus Anc_3.579) — MSVISDSDNETDVVSRSLCGVVDIGSSGIRFSISSKAAHHARIMPCVFKDRVGVSLHDVQYEPTTLKKIPIPQGIINEICAAMKRFKLICEDFGVPESSVRVISTDTAKNALNADEFLNAIYESTGWNVELFSREEEARTGVYSVTSSFNTVSGLYLDIGGVTTQISWVISAEGEILQSSTPVSLNYGSSSLSSRLKLEDRRAIFFEIKNAFKEAIDKISIPEHMLEEAKANGGFDLWTRGGGFRGMAHLLLAESKSYPIQTIINGFSCNYDEFSSMAAYIFLKDHIPFSKEKRIFKVSERRAQQMPAVALLVSAAFESLPPIKTIHFSEGGVREGCLYSILPRDIRAQDPLLIASRPYAPLLAEKYLNLLGTSIPQNEIPKLVLERIAPALCNLAFVHSSYPKELQPTAALHVATRGIIAGCHGLSHRIRALIGIALCNRWGGNIPEQEETYMQALEEMVLREEERIEAKRIIWWTKYIGTIMYVICGVHPGGNIRDDVFDFYVKQQTQGQNSKSDRIPKELRSIASYTAVNPSPKHREFEVIVRISKDDLKTSASVRSRIITLQKKVRKLSRGSSEKVKIGVMFHE; from the coding sequence ATGTCTGTAATTTCTGATAGTGATAACGAAACAGATGTCGTCTCAAGAAGTTTATGTGGTGTCGTCGATATAGGTTCCAGTGGTATCCGATTCAGTATCTCTTCGAAGGCAGCTCATCATGCTAGGATAATGCCCTGTGTCTTTAAAGATAGAGTAGGAGTGTCCCTACATGACGTCCAATATGAACCTACTACGTTGAAAAAGATTCCAATCCCGCAAGGGATTATAAATGAAATTTGTGCAGCTATGAAGAGATTTAAATTAATATGCGAAGATTTTGGTGTTCCTGAATCAAGCGTAAGAGTTATTTCTACTGATACTGCTAAGAATGCTTTAAATGCAGATGAATTCTTGAATGCAATCTACGAAAGTACAGGTTGGAATGTAGAGTTATTTTCTAGAGAGGAAGAGGCAAGAACCGGTGTTTATAGTGTAACCTCTTCATTTAATACAGTAAGTGGGTTATATTTAGATATCGGTGGAGTTACTACCCAAATATCATGGGTTATTTCAGCAGAAGGAGAAATTTTACAATCATCCACCCCCGTTTCGTTAAATTACGGTTCAAGTTCGCTTTCAAGTAGATTAAAATTGGAAGATAGAAGGGCGATTTTCTTCGAAATAAAGAATGCTTTCAAAGAAGCCATAGATAAAATATCTATTCCCGAACATATGTTGGAAGAAGCAAAGGCAAATGGTGGATTTGATCTATGGACTAGAGGGGGCGGATTTCGAGGAATGGCTCATTTGTTATTGGCTGAATCCAAAAGCTATCCAATCCAAACGATTATTAATGGGTTTTCATGTAATTATGACgaattttcatcaatggCAGCGTAcatatttttgaaagacCATATCCCTTTTTcgaaagaaaagagaatCTTTAAAGTATCAGAACGAAGAGCACAACAGATGCCGGCAGTCGCACTACTAGTAAGTGCAGCGTTCGAAAGTTTACCTCCAATTAAAACCATCCATTTCAGCGAAGGTGGTGTAAGAGAGGGATGtctttattcaattttgcCAAGGGATATACGAGCTCAAGATCCGCTATTGATTGCTTCAAGACCATATGCTCCTTTGTTGgctgaaaaatatttaaactTACTAGGTACTTCCATTCCACAAAATGAAATCCCTAAATTAGTATTGGAACGCATTGCTCCAGCGTTATGTAACTTAGCGTTCGTTCATTCCTCTTATCCTAAAGAGTTACAACCAACTGCTGCATTACATGTTGCTACAAGAGGTATTATTGCCGGCTGCCATGGATTATCGCATAGGATTAGAGCGCTAATTGGTATTGCTTTATGTAATAGATGGGGTGGTAACATACCTGAACAGGAAGAAACATATATGCAAGCTCTTGAAGAAATGGTGTTAcgtgaagaagaaagaattgaagCGAAAAGAATCATTTGGTGGACGAAATATATTGGAACTATTATGTATGTTATTTGTGGTGTTCATCCAGGAGGGAACATAAGAGATGatgtttttgatttttatGTCAAACAACAAACTCAAGGCCAAAATTCAAAGAGTGATCGCATACCAAAGGAGTTACGTAGTATTGCGTCATATACGGCGGTAAATCCATCACCGAA